The segment CAATACTTACATCTAAAAGAAGAGAAGAAAGAATGAATATCCCCGGAATGAATAAAGAACGAGTGGATATGATAATAGAAGGGTGTGTTTTAGCATATTTTCTTATAAAAAAAATAGGCATTCAGACAATAGATATATCTAACTACTCTTTAAAAGAAGGGGTTTTTCATTCTTATATGAAAAATAATTATGAAATTTGATCCCACCCAGAAAAATCACTTTTGATACACTTGTAATTTTGTACATATTTGCTTATCAATAAGTTTACAATTAAATATTTGTGTAAAAAAAATTTCTGCCCCCTCACAATGTATGCAGAAGTAGCAATTGTCTACAATCCATTAAAAAGAATTTCTAATCAGTTAAAATTTACTTGAGTAGAAATTTCTTTAGAACTGTAAAATTATTGCATTTTCATTTTTTTTGTGAGTCGTTTCATAGTTTGAGAAAGCATTTTTGGAAAAAATCTTTTCATATATAAAGCAACCCTCTCTTGAAAACCACCTATAAATACTTCTTCTTTTTCACATTCTATCGCTTCTACTATTTTTTTTGCACATACATCTGACTTCATTCCAAATTGTTGCGGTTTACTCATTTTATTAAACTGAGAGCCATCTGCATTCAAAGCACTGTAAGAAATAGGAGTATTTATATATCCTGGACATATTATAGTTACTTTTATATTGTTTTCAGATTCTTCATATCGCAAAGCATCATAATACCCATGTAAAGCATGTTTGGATGCGGCATAAGCAGAAGACCCTGGTGCAGAAATCTTTCCCAAAACACTGGATATTATTACGTTTTGACCGTTTTTTCGAGTTCTCATTTGAGGCAAAAGAAACTTGGTAAGCATAATAGCACCGAAATAATTTATTTCCATTATTTTTCTATCCACCAAAGGATTTGTATTATGTATAAATGAACGCTGTGCTATGCCACTATTATTGATGAGAACGTCTATATCCCCAAAAAAAACAGATGCTTCCTTCGTTTTATTTTCCAAAGAAGTAGTATCTTCCAAATCTAAAGGTAAGACACGCACTTTTTCAGGGTATTTACATTGTGATTTTACTCTCTCTAATTCCGCTACTCTCCTTGCAGATATGATTATATACGCACCTTTTTCGGATAATCTGTACGCTAATGCCTCTCCTATTCCCGAAGAAGCCCCCGTAAGCCACACTATTTTATTTTCTACTTTCATACTGTTGTCTTGAATGATATTATTTTATGTGTGAAATTGATTTTTTTATAAAAATATGCGTTTTCATACTATTTTTTATTTTTTTATGGTATATTTTTATAAACATTGAAAAGAAAAGTAATTTCTTATTATATTTGTTTTATAATGTATTTATTTACTTGATTATTTTATTAAAAATTAAAATTACTATGAAAAAAATCAAAGCGTTATTTTTTATTATATCAGTGTACTCTCTTTTTACAATATCAGGTTGTAATGGATGTGAAGGGGATGTATGTAATCCTCCTGATCCGTTTGACAAAAAACGTGGTGAGGAATTATCCCGTACTTGGATATTAAAAGTAGGAGAAGGAAAAAGAGACAACGTTTCTATAGGCGAATGGGAAGGATTAACAGTAGCATTCACATACGACACAGAGAAAAAACAAGGAACATATACAACAGAGCGTCCACAGTCCTCATTAGTAATATCCGATAGAGATAAGATATGGAAAGCGGGAGGAACATTTGTATTTTCTAATCCTGAAACTTCAGAAGGAGTAAATACTATTTATAGAGATGGAGATACTACTACTCCTGTTAGTTTGTCTTATTCTGATGGTCAAATACCAGAACTCGCTATATCATTTACAGTTAGAGGAACTTCAAATATAAATGCTCATGAAAATTTAAGAACAACAAGCGTTACAGGAAAATGGAATTTTGTTTTTGTCCCTAAACAATAACGTATACCTTGGGGTCCACTCCAAAAAACCTCTTTTGATACATGTATGTTTTTGTAAAAGAGAGTTTTGAGAGTGGATTCTTCTTTTATAATGAACTATAAATACTATTTCTGATTATTTTCCAATCAGAAAACAAAAATCACTTTTATACAATGATAATATCTCATAAAATGAATATAATACGGCTTTTACCTGATTCTGTTGCTAATCAAATAGCCGGAGGTCAAGTTATTCAAAGTCCTAATTGTGTAGTAAAAGAGCTTTTAGAAAACAGTATAGATGCGGGAGCAGAAGATATACAAGTAATAATAAAAGATGGAGGCAAGACTCTCATACAAATAATTGATAATGGCTCTGGTATGTCAGAGACAGATGCCAAAATGTGTTTTGAGCGCCATGCTACATCTAAAATTTATCGCAGTGAAGACATCAACAATATCAGAACATTTGGATTTAGAGGAGAAGCTTTAGCGGCAATATCTGCTGTATCGCACGTAGAGATGCTTACCGCACAGGAAGGAAATCAAATGGGAACACTGGTTTTCATAGAAGGGTCTAAACTTCTCAAAATAGAACCCGCAGCGGCTCAAAAAGGAACTTCTATATCTGTTAAAAATCTTTTTTTTAACATACCAGGTCGACGTAAATCTTTAGAAAGGGACTTTCATAAAGGTTTTAGTAGCATAAGAGAAGAATTTATAAGAGTAGCATTAGCATACCCCGAAAAGAAATTTTCTCTTCATCATAATGATAGTGATTCTTTAATTCTCTTTCCCGAAACTCTTTTAGAAAGAATATGTCATATTTTTGCAAATCAAAAACAAAAAGAGTATCAAAAGCAACTCATATCTATTCGTGAAGAAAATTCCGAATTAGAAATAAAAGGATATATAGGAACTCCCGAACTCGTGAACCAAAAAAGAAATAAACAGTACATATTTATCAACAAAAGATATATAAAAAGTCCCTATCTCAATAATGCTATAGAAAGAGCTTACGAATACGTTATACCCAAAGATAGGCATCCTATATATTTCCTGTTTTTTTCTCTAGATCCGCATAAAATAGACATAAATATAAATCCTCAAAAGGACGAAGTAAAGTTTGATGATGAAAAACTTATCTATTCTATACTCCATGCATCTATAAAATTTGCTCTCAACAATAACTACGGGAGAGATACTATAAATTTTGAAAAAGACACTAATTTTCAATACTACAGCTCTTTGATTCAAAATAAAAATAAACACATACAAGACAGGCATATAGCTGATAAAATAGAACAGTGGGAAAAATTCTATGTAGAATCCCAAAAAGAAAGGTTGTATCCTCTTCATGAAGTAGAAAAGGAATTATTAGAATATGATGCTTCACCTACAAAAATAATAACGAGTTCGCAAGAGAAGAAAAATGAACTCAAAGCTACTCTATTTCAGTTAGAAAACGGGCTTGTATGCAAACAAATAAAAAATGGTATCATGTTTGTGCATCCACAATATGCTCATGAAAGAATTTTATATGAAAAATACATCGAAAATATACAAGAAGGGAATAGTGTTTCTCAAAAAATGCTTTTTCCTGAAAAAATTTCTCTATCAGATAAAGATTTTGAGGTGTTTTTAGAGATAAAAGAATATTTTGAAAAAATTGGGTTTTCTTTTGATGTAAAAATGAAAAAACAAGATAATATTATTTTCATAAATGCCCATCCTTTAGATATGACGCATACACATGAGGCAACTCTTTTAAAAGATTTTATAGAGGAAATAAAATACGAAGATGCTACCGAATTAGAAAGAAAAAAAGTAATGGTAGCAAAGTCACTTGCAAAAAAAACATCTCTCACGATTCATAAAAAAATAACAAAAGAAGAGGCGGAATATCTGATAGAAAGGTTATTTCTGTGCGAAAACTCTGCATATTCTCCATACGGAAAACCTACTTATAAGATAATAGATGAAAGCACTCTAGAAGAGTATTTTTAGATTTCAAAAATAGACGCTATATCGCTTATATCTATTTTTTTTTTTTCAAAGATATGAATAGTCTGAGATATTCGCTCGTTATACTTCTCTGCAAAGGCATTTATTACTTTTATCTTTATAGAACCGTGACGTTGGAATACCTCTTGTAGTTTTAAATAAGGAATAGCGTAAATTTCGGCGTTTTCAGAAACAACAACAGCAGATAATAACCTTTTTGCATTTTTAAGAATGGTATTTTCTCCAAACAGCTGCCCATCTTTTATCTGCATTACTTCTAAAAGATGTTCGTTTACATCTATTTTCATGGCGACTGTCCCTTTTTTTATTATATAAAGAGCTTTGCTGGGATCGGTTCTAAAATATACCACTTCATTTTTTACATAATTTCGGACGTATAAATGTGGAATTATAGTAAGGATTTCTTCCTTTGTAAGGTATCTAAATAGAGTGGTGGATTGTATTAAAGATATTATATTTTTCTCTTGTGTGATTGGTTTTTCAAAAATTTTTTTTATTTTTTTCCACATATTGTATTTGTAAAATATTTTTTGTGTCTGTATTTACTTTATAAGAATTACTTATTTGTATGCCCATTACCCATATAATAGTTTTTTCAGAGAGGACAACGTATACATCTGATTTTTGGGAAAGAGGTATTTTTTTATCTATCAATACATCGCTTACCTTCTTATGTCCATTCATTCCTAATGGTTTCCATTTATCTCCTTTTTTCCATTTTCTTACTTGTAAGGGGAAAATTAATGTATCATAATCAAAGAAGGCGATATTTTTGTCTGCATTTTGAATAAAAGAATTATTATCTTTTTTATAAGAACTACAATATAGTAAAAAATGGGAATCTTCCACTATTGTATCTTCGGATTGAATAGAAATAGGAATGGGTATTTCATTTTTTTTTATTTTTTTGATAATTATTTGTTCTCTATCTAAGCATATTTCATATTCGGATGTTTTAAATATTTTACCGACATTTTTTTTACAGGTACTTTTCCATATATTTAAAAAAAGAGAGTAGTTTAAGGATGTATATTTTTTTAAAACTTCGTATAAAAAAACTTTATTTTCGTTATGAAAAAAATGAAGTTTTAAATATATATATTCATCCCGAATATATGTGGATTCCTTTTCTAATAGATTCCGTTGGTGGATAAACCATTTTCCTGTATCCCATATTCTTTCTAATGTATTTGGAAGTGTAAAATGGATACCTGGATTTATACTCTTGAGTAATGGAATAACTACTGCTCTTATTTTATTTCTTTGGTAGTATTGCTCTGAATTAGAGGCGTCTTCATTCCATTGTATATTATTTTCTACTGCATATTTTTGTAGTGTCTCTTTATCAATCCAAAGGAGAGGGCGTATTATACGTTCTTGTATGGGTTTTATTCCGAGCATTCCCATAAATCCTGTTCCGTGGGTGATATTCAAAAAAATTGTTTCCAGTACATCTTCTAAAATATGAGCGGTAACAATTTTATCATAGCTATTGGAAAGTATGAGTGTATGAAAAAAATTATATCTCAGTTCTCTTGCTGCCATTTGAATAGATTCTTTTTTTTGAGATGCTATTTTTTTTGTGTCAAACCTTATACTGTGAAAAGGGACATTGTATTTTTCTGCGGTTTTCTTGACTAATAATTCATCTTCATCTGCTGAAGCTCCTCTGAGTTGGTAGTTGCAATGTGCTATTCCAAAATTATACCCAAGTTTATGAAATAGGTGGGTCATAGTCATAGAATCTACACCTCCGCTCACGGCTAAAAGGGCTTTTTCATTTTTTTGAAGTAAAGAATATTTTTGTATAAACGCATCTATTTTTTTTTCTAAAAACATATATGAATTATGAATTATGAATTATGAATTATGAATTATGAATTATAATTCACCTTTGGGATTTGTAAAATGAAAAGTAAATACATTCGTGCATTCGTGACATAAAAATAGTAGCTAAATAGTTACAAAAATGAAGAGTTTATTTTCAATAAAATTATGTTTCACTATCGTATTCTCCTTTCATTGCATAATATCCAAATATAATCATTCCTATACATATAGGTATAAATACTATCAGGATAATGCTCCATTGGAGAATAGTATTTATTTTGAGAAATCCTTCGGGTGCTTCTTTTATTTTTAAGAAGGCATTACTGCACATAAAATAAATGAAACAAGGGGAGAGTATTATCCATATAATTCCTCCGTATCTTTTTATTCTATTCATATTTTTTGTTGTTATTATTTATATATAATGTTCCTATGATGAGTGAAAGACATGCTACTCCTATTGGATACCAAAGCCCTGATAGTTTATCTGCTCCGGGATAGCTGACGATAAGAGTAGCAATAAAAGGTACCAATCCTCCAAAGACACCGTTTCCTATATGATATGGGAGGGACATAGAGGTGTATCTAATCTGCGTCGGGAATAGTTCTACCAAAAATGCAGCTATGGGTCCATACACCATTGTTACAAAAATAATCTGTATAAATACTAAAAATACAAACCATATAAAGGTGGATTGAGACAGGGTTTTGTCTGTACAAATAGGTATAGAGGGGTTCATCTGTATTTTTGCATTGGAATAGAGTGTGTCTTTTTTTATTTCTTTAAAAGTAGATCCGTCAGAAAGAGTTTTTGAGAGAGAGGTTATGAGGATTGAATCTGTTGTTCCTTTCAGAGGAATTTTTTTTAGAATGGGTTGTGTTGAGGAAACAAGGGTTGTGCTTTGAAACGATGCGAAATCTGTTTTGTCTAAAAAGGTTTGGTATATACTCCGATAGGAAATAATGCCCAACAACATTCCGGATAGCATAATCCATTTACGTCCTACCCTATCACTCCAGCTCCCGAAGAGAATAAAAAAGGGAGTTCCCAAAAGAATAGCCCAGATCATTATATAACGCACCTCGTTGAACTCTAAGAGGACAGTATTTTCTAAAAACGACTGTGCGTAAAATTGACCCGTATACCAAATAACTCCTTGCCCCATAGTAGCCCCGAATAGAGCGAGGAGTACCATTTTAAAATTCATTTTATTTTGAAAACTTTCTTTGAGAGGATTGGTAGAAATTTTTCCTTCCGATTTTAATTTCGAGAAAAGAGGGGACTCGTTCATTTTGAGACGGATATAAACAGAAACGATGACCAAAAGGATAGAAATAAGAAATGGAATTCTCCATCCCCATTCATAAAATGTAAGTTCTCCCAAGGTACTTCGGGTAAATACTATAATGCCTAAAGAAAGAAAAAGCCCTAAAGTAGCGGTAGTTTGTATCCAACTGGTATAGAATCCTCTTTTTCCTAAGGGCGCATACTCTGCTATGTATGTAGCCGCTCCACCATACTCTCCACCCAATGCTAAACCTTGAATAAGCCGTAGAATGAGAGCAATTATGGGAGCAGCATACCCTATCTGAGAATATGATGGAATACACCCTATAAAAAAAGTAGATCCTCCCATAAGGATTAAAGTAAGTAGAAAAGTATGCTTCCTACCCACTATATCTCCTAATCTCCCAAAGAATAAAGCTCCAAATGGACGCACAATAAAGCCCGCTGCAAAAATTGCCAAAGTACTTATCAGAGCAGAAACTCCCGAATCATCAGGAAAAAGATGCTTACTTATTATCCCCGATAAACTTCCAAAGATATAAAAATCATACCATTCTATAAGAGTACCTAAAGAAGATGCTCCTATTACTTGTATTATACTGTTGTTTTTATTGATTGATATAGGCATAATGAAAAAAATATATACATGTAATAATTTTGTAATAGTCCCTTTCTGCAAATCCTCATGGTAACAAAATATTTTTTATGGGGTATAAATAGGTGCTTTTTCAAACAAATCTATTTTACTGAGATCTGCCGCATTTCTTCCTAAATGGTCTATCAAAATCATCTTTTCAAATTTAGCTCCCCAAACAGTTTCAGAAACATGGTAAGAACGTTTAGAATGTACCTGCTGGTCAAATGTTTCATCAAAACCGCTGATTAAAACAAAAATTTCTAGTTGAGAATATTGAATTTCCTCCCAAGATAACCCATACAAAGGACTGGAAGCATCTATCGGATGAACTATGGTCCAACTCGCGGGAAAAAATTGAATCTGTTGTCTTTCCAAAGAAATAGGAGTATAAAAATTTCTTCGTAATTGTTCGTTCTCTCCCTTCTCAATAATAGATAAAGTGATTTCCACCTTCACATTGATAATGCTATATTTCAGTTTATTTGCAAGTCGAAACATAAGAGCGTACCCATCTTTATAAGGAGAAAATAAAACATTTTTACTATACAGAAAAAAAGCACGCGGTTTAGAAAACCGTGCATACATTAAGCCCGTAATAACAGAAAAAAATAATAACCCTACCAACGTCTGAAAGGAAGCAATAAAATTAGTAAGAACTCCAACAGGATTCACTCTTCCATAGCCAACGGTCGTAAGGGTTTGGACAGAAAAAAAATATATCTCAAACAGAACCCCTATTACATTAGAATAATGTAGTCCCACTAAATGACCTGCCCCAATAATAAAGTATACCACGGTAAAAATAAGGTTTATCCCTAAAAACAATATTACTACCGATAGCAAGAACTGTAACCAAGAAAGAGAAATACAAAAATGGTAAAAACTACTCGTCTTATACCAAGGGAGTCCTACTTTGCTAAAATTAGAGGAACCATCAGAGTTCATCAATCTTTGGTCTGTTATTTGAGTAATTCCAAAACCTACTTCTTGTTTCTGAGCGTGATTATGAGTCATTTGTTTTTTATGTTTTTGTTTATAATTTTGAATGAGTATCTCACCTTACTTAAAAAAACATCAAAATTTATTTCTCCACCAATTAAATGATGCAAATTTAAATCAGGAGATTTTTTAAAAACCTTAATCATATTTTTTCTAATCGAATGTTTTAAATCATAATGCAAATATTCTTCTTTTGGTATTTTTTTTCACCAAAAAAATTAAGCTTCTTAGAACTTATCAAATCTTAATCGTGAACAATTTCATCGAATCGATGAGCTTATTGTACTCTTTCTCAAACTCTCCATTATTCTTTTTATTAAACAGTGGTAGCCCAATCAGATTATATTCTTTACCCTCGATTCTTAATATATTATTTACTGAGTACTTTTCTGTAATTTTCTTGAGAAAATCATTTTTCCATTCATCTTTTTGTAAAAGATTATCTCCTTTAGGTTCGATAAATAATTGATAGTATAAGTTTTTCTCATCCTTCAAGAATAATATAAAGTCGGGCTGAAAACCTTGCCCTGTATTAAATTCAAAGATTTTATACTGTCTTTCATTTCTTAAAAGATACACTTCTTCGTATTTTTCTTGTAAATTGATAATTGTACCTTTTATAAATTCAATCAATCCTTTTTCTTCGCTCGTGCCATAAAACTGGTCTACTACATACCAATCTTGATTTTTCAATTCATTTTCTAATCTTTGACTTTCTTCATCGTTTTTGACATTCTTGCGTATTTCTTCACCAAATAAATCAGCCAAGCTGTATGCTTCAAATTCTGTACCCTTATGCGGATTAATATGTTGTTTAAGCGCAGCAAATATTATATCTAAAGCTTTTAGAAGTATTTCTAATTTTTCCTTGTTTGTAATTTCATCAACGCTAGACTTTACAGTTACTAATTTAATTGTAAGGTCTCCGATTAACTTTGTTCTAAAATCTTCCATTGATGCAATATCAATTTCTTGTTGTAAAGATTCAAATCTCAAAAGTGAAGCTTGCTTTTTAGATTTTATATGTACTGCTTTATAAAAGATATGTTTTTCAAATTCTTTGATTGTTTTAGTAATAGTTTTTTTGTTTACATCATTGATATTTAATCTTTCTGTATCAGAGTCTTCTTTATCAAAGTCCATTTCTTGCTCTCTGATTCCAAGACTTTCTAAATCAAACTTAAGCTCTAGATTTTCTTTCAAATAGTCTAAGGTCTTTTGCTTTCTTTCAGGATTTTCAATCTGCTCGTTCTTCCAAATTTTTACATTCTTAAAGAAGGGACTTTCTGCAAAATCTCGTTTAACATTGAATTTCTTTTCAACCCTTTCATCATCTATCAAACCCTTATTCTTCAATTCTCGTTTCAATTCGTCTATATACCTATGATCTGAATCGCTATGATAATAAAGTTCCTCCATCACTCGCATTTCATTACCAAGATTTTCATCAAACTTTCTCTTGTTCTTTATTTTGTCTTGATATGGAAATGGATAGTATCGTACACCCCGTCCAATCAACTGAATTTCAGAGATAGTAGCACTTCCTGCTTTTCTGTTTCCTTTGCTATCTTTTCCTTCATCTCGTCCTGAATAGAGCCGCACAATATCAAAAAGGTTCAAAACATCCCAACCTTCAGTTAGTTTGTTTACGGTAAAGATTGCTCGTATATGATTATCTTTATCTTCAAGGTTATTTAGAAGTTTATCAGTATCCTCATCAATATTTTCCTTTGTTTTTGCTTTGTTTGTTTTAGAGTTTGTAATGATACAGTTTCTTTCTGAAAAGTTATCTTTGATAAAGGTTATTATTTCAAATTTATTGATTCCTTGATTTTTAATAAATGTAATCAAATCTATAACTCTAGATTTTCCTTGCTCGTATAATCCAAGGAATAAACCTTGCGCTTCAGTAAATTTATCTTCAATATTCTTTAAAAAATCAAAGTCAGATACTTTAAGATTTTTTACCATTACCAAAAACTCTTCAAAGTCAATCTTTGATTCTTCAATGGTCTTGCTTCTAAAAAGTATTACCGGTTTCCAGTTTGATAAATTATTTTTAAGAGCAATTTTGTGCCTGTACCAGCTAAAAATAAGGGCTAGCAAAATACGTTCTCTTTTTTCTAAAGAAGAAGAGAGAAGATTGATTTCTTTGGTGTATCCCTTCGATACAAAGTCTTTTAATACAAATTTATATATAATTTTAGGGGCGTACTTTTCTTTTACACTTTGAATTTCAGGAATAGTGGCAGTAAATTCCAAAAGTACATTTTTATTTTCTTTTTTACCTTTCTTATTCAGAAGTAATTCAATAACAGTATGCTCCCAACCTTTCTTTTCAATTTCTATTACACTTGCATTGTCGTTTAGTTCTAAGTGTAAATCTAATTTTCCTTGTGCTTTCATTGTATCGGTATTCAAGTGATGGGCTTCGTCAGCCAGCATTACTATATCCTTTTTAATTAAGTCATCTAACAATACCTGATTTTCTTTTTGAATATGAATATCATTATAAAGCTGTTGTATGGTAGTGAGCTTTATTTCAATCCCTTCATTACTCTTTGAGAAAGTTTCAACTTTTTTTATATTTATAGTTTCGTCATCAATCACAATCTTATCTGCAAAGAGATATTTATTGTGATTACTATCAATAAAGTTATTTTCCGTTTTATAGATAATGTTTTTTTGATTCACAAAAAAGATAAACTTTCGGTATCCTTTATTATAATAATGTAAAATACAAGCTGCCATAAGCAGGGTCTTACCCGTACCCGTCGCCATATTAAACATCAAGTGAGTAGGTTCATTTTTACCTTCTGTTCTTTTTTCATTAAGTAAAAGATATTGAAAAGCTTCTTTTTGCCAGTCAAAAAATGGGTATTTTAAATTACTTGAAACATATTCAGGTATTTCAGGTTTTGGAGTGCCAAACTCTATGGCGTTTTTTATTTGTTCGTGTAATTCTGCCATACTATTTTTCCTTATTTTTCAAAGCTTTTTTGACTACACGATCAAAGTCTGATTTTATCAATTGAGTTTTATTAAATTCCTCATATTCTGCAAAGGCTTTGTTTTCTGCTTGTTTGTGAGATATTTTTCCTTTGCTATTCAAAATTTCAAAATTATTAAATTCTAAAAACTTATTGATAGATTCTGATAATTCTTCCATTGTAAAAGTATTT is part of the Chitinophagaceae bacterium genome and harbors:
- the tilS gene encoding tRNA lysidine(34) synthetase TilS, which translates into the protein MFLEKKIDAFIQKYSLLQKNEKALLAVSGGVDSMTMTHLFHKLGYNFGIAHCNYQLRGASADEDELLVKKTAEKYNVPFHSIRFDTKKIASQKKESIQMAARELRYNFFHTLILSNSYDKIVTAHILEDVLETIFLNITHGTGFMGMLGIKPIQERIIRPLLWIDKETLQKYAVENNIQWNEDASNSEQYYQRNKIRAVVIPLLKSINPGIHFTLPNTLERIWDTGKWFIHQRNLLEKESTYIRDEYIYLKLHFFHNENKVFLYEVLKKYTSLNYSLFLNIWKSTCKKNVGKIFKTSEYEICLDREQIIIKKIKKNEIPIPISIQSEDTIVEDSHFLLYCSSYKKDNNSFIQNADKNIAFFDYDTLIFPLQVRKWKKGDKWKPLGMNGHKKVSDVLIDKKIPLSQKSDVYVVLSEKTIIWVMGIQISNSYKVNTDTKNILQIQYVEKNKKNF
- a CDS encoding SDR family oxidoreductase; translated protein: MKVENKIVWLTGASSGIGEALAYRLSEKGAYIIISARRVAELERVKSQCKYPEKVRVLPLDLEDTTSLENKTKEASVFFGDIDVLINNSGIAQRSFIHNTNPLVDRKIMEINYFGAIMLTKFLLPQMRTRKNGQNVIISSVLGKISAPGSSAYAASKHALHGYYDALRYEESENNIKVTIICPGYINTPISYSALNADGSQFNKMSKPQQFGMKSDVCAKKIVEAIECEKEEVFIGGFQERVALYMKRFFPKMLSQTMKRLTKKMKMQ
- the mutL gene encoding DNA mismatch repair endonuclease MutL, which translates into the protein MNIIRLLPDSVANQIAGGQVIQSPNCVVKELLENSIDAGAEDIQVIIKDGGKTLIQIIDNGSGMSETDAKMCFERHATSKIYRSEDINNIRTFGFRGEALAAISAVSHVEMLTAQEGNQMGTLVFIEGSKLLKIEPAAAQKGTSISVKNLFFNIPGRRKSLERDFHKGFSSIREEFIRVALAYPEKKFSLHHNDSDSLILFPETLLERICHIFANQKQKEYQKQLISIREENSELEIKGYIGTPELVNQKRNKQYIFINKRYIKSPYLNNAIERAYEYVIPKDRHPIYFLFFSLDPHKIDININPQKDEVKFDDEKLIYSILHASIKFALNNNYGRDTINFEKDTNFQYYSSLIQNKNKHIQDRHIADKIEQWEKFYVESQKERLYPLHEVEKELLEYDASPTKIITSSQEKKNELKATLFQLENGLVCKQIKNGIMFVHPQYAHERILYEKYIENIQEGNSVSQKMLFPEKISLSDKDFEVFLEIKEYFEKIGFSFDVKMKKQDNIIFINAHPLDMTHTHEATLLKDFIEEIKYEDATELERKKVMVAKSLAKKTSLTIHKKITKEEAEYLIERLFLCENSAYSPYGKPTYKIIDESTLEEYF
- a CDS encoding ion channel, encoding MTHNHAQKQEVGFGITQITDQRLMNSDGSSNFSKVGLPWYKTSSFYHFCISLSWLQFLLSVVILFLGINLIFTVVYFIIGAGHLVGLHYSNVIGVLFEIYFFSVQTLTTVGYGRVNPVGVLTNFIASFQTLVGLLFFSVITGLMYARFSKPRAFFLYSKNVLFSPYKDGYALMFRLANKLKYSIINVKVEITLSIIEKGENEQLRRNFYTPISLERQQIQFFPASWTIVHPIDASSPLYGLSWEEIQYSQLEIFVLISGFDETFDQQVHSKRSYHVSETVWGAKFEKMILIDHLGRNAADLSKIDLFEKAPIYTP
- a CDS encoding MFS transporter, translating into MPISINKNNSIIQVIGASSLGTLIEWYDFYIFGSLSGIISKHLFPDDSGVSALISTLAIFAAGFIVRPFGALFFGRLGDIVGRKHTFLLTLILMGGSTFFIGCIPSYSQIGYAAPIIALILRLIQGLALGGEYGGAATYIAEYAPLGKRGFYTSWIQTTATLGLFLSLGIIVFTRSTLGELTFYEWGWRIPFLISILLVIVSVYIRLKMNESPLFSKLKSEGKISTNPLKESFQNKMNFKMVLLALFGATMGQGVIWYTGQFYAQSFLENTVLLEFNEVRYIMIWAILLGTPFFILFGSWSDRVGRKWIMLSGMLLGIISYRSIYQTFLDKTDFASFQSTTLVSSTQPILKKIPLKGTTDSILITSLSKTLSDGSTFKEIKKDTLYSNAKIQMNPSIPICTDKTLSQSTFIWFVFLVFIQIIFVTMVYGPIAAFLVELFPTQIRYTSMSLPYHIGNGVFGGLVPFIATLIVSYPGADKLSGLWYPIGVACLSLIIGTLYINNNNKKYE
- a CDS encoding DEAD/DEAH box helicase family protein, whose amino-acid sequence is MAELHEQIKNAIEFGTPKPEIPEYVSSNLKYPFFDWQKEAFQYLLLNEKRTEGKNEPTHLMFNMATGTGKTLLMAACILHYYNKGYRKFIFFVNQKNIIYKTENNFIDSNHNKYLFADKIVIDDETINIKKVETFSKSNEGIEIKLTTIQQLYNDIHIQKENQVLLDDLIKKDIVMLADEAHHLNTDTMKAQGKLDLHLELNDNASVIEIEKKGWEHTVIELLLNKKGKKENKNVLLEFTATIPEIQSVKEKYAPKIIYKFVLKDFVSKGYTKEINLLSSSLEKRERILLALIFSWYRHKIALKNNLSNWKPVILFRSKTIEESKIDFEEFLVMVKNLKVSDFDFLKNIEDKFTEAQGLFLGLYEQGKSRVIDLITFIKNQGINKFEIITFIKDNFSERNCIITNSKTNKAKTKENIDEDTDKLLNNLEDKDNHIRAIFTVNKLTEGWDVLNLFDIVRLYSGRDEGKDSKGNRKAGSATISEIQLIGRGVRYYPFPYQDKIKNKRKFDENLGNEMRVMEELYYHSDSDHRYIDELKRELKNKGLIDDERVEKKFNVKRDFAESPFFKNVKIWKNEQIENPERKQKTLDYLKENLELKFDLESLGIREQEMDFDKEDSDTERLNINDVNKKTITKTIKEFEKHIFYKAVHIKSKKQASLLRFESLQQEIDIASMEDFRTKLIGDLTIKLVTVKSSVDEITNKEKLEILLKALDIIFAALKQHINPHKGTEFEAYSLADLFGEEIRKNVKNDEESQRLENELKNQDWYVVDQFYGTSEEKGLIEFIKGTIINLQEKYEEVYLLRNERQYKIFEFNTGQGFQPDFILFLKDEKNLYYQLFIEPKGDNLLQKDEWKNDFLKKITEKYSVNNILRIEGKEYNLIGLPLFNKKNNGEFEKEYNKLIDSMKLFTIKI
- a CDS encoding cyclic nucleotide-binding domain-containing protein; this translates as MWKKIKKIFEKPITQEKNIISLIQSTTLFRYLTKEEILTIIPHLYVRNYVKNEVVYFRTDPSKALYIIKKGTVAMKIDVNEHLLEVMQIKDGQLFGENTILKNAKRLLSAVVVSENAEIYAIPYLKLQEVFQRHGSIKIKVINAFAEKYNERISQTIHIFEKKKIDISDIASIFEI